In Cercospora beticola chromosome 3, complete sequence, the following proteins share a genomic window:
- a CDS encoding uncharacterized protein (antiSMASH:Cluster_3~CAZy:GH92), whose translation MAALLLLVSVLISRLGACQQQHNWAQYVNPFIGGEGVIPGLAYGGGDIFVGASRPFSLAKVGIDTYEPNISFASINGGWTPQGIVTGISMMHVSGTGGAPKYGIISQMPLTSLEEDVNLLDNTTYWQKRVNGSESASVGFYGTTLENGVRLEVASGRRSGLLQYGFPRNLQEQHVLVDVSHLLPELQGRNTGQFYAGGSFSLEDGGRRYFGWGSYGGGFSNSAPATTYFCGEFDQTPAQARTFRGRNTMPVMRQHTLANEPIPYPTFRNRTKEESGPLTDRVGAIFSWSIESSNVIKSRIGISFMSAEQACSNKDEEIESWELQDLVDEAVEEWNRDVFSRIQVPVDESQNRTDLALLYSNMYFAHLMPSDRRGENPLSEAEDHWDDFYTAWDIFRCTTSLYHLIQPERYQSMIRALIDIWKIEGYLPDGRSGEYNGLVQGGSNADNILADAYVKNLPDINWKEAYQAMVKDAEVMPFNDFSYRAQDASNEHGRGALDDWLELGYVSVDHYSRMISRTIEYSLNDFSLSQVARGIAPDDVTKYLNRSSNWQNIWAHNLTHKSFTGFPAPRLSNGQFNLTDYNPAKCGDCSWKSLTYEATPFEYAFTVPQEMSTLIEFMGGPSEFERRLEYIFDPTSGEEDLGANGAGITTIMNIGNEPDFATPYEFHYINKQTKSVRYSRELGDQYFKNATYGIPGNSDAGAINSWMIWLMIGMYPVVTQPVYLIGSPWFSDINITVNVDKTLRVKAETLDNAERYFVKKVKINGQEWEKNWFKHDDLMVEGGVIEFEMGSEMVEWEKGVVPPSPGHVERERVK comes from the exons ATGGCCgcactgcttcttctcgtctcTGTTTTGATTTCACGTCTTGGAGCATgtcagcaacagcacaaTTGGGCACAATACGTCAATCCATTCATTGGTGGCGAGGGCGTCATCCCAGGCCTCGCgtacggcggcggcgataTTTTCGTTGGCGCTTCTCGCCCTTTCAGTCTTGCCAAGGTCGGAATCGACACTTACGAGCCCAATATCTCCTTTGCTTCCATCAATGGCGGCTGGACACCTCAAGGCATTGTTACGGGCATCAGTATGATGCATGTAAGCGGAACGGGTGGAGCGCCGAAGTACGGGATTATTTCGCAGATGCCATTGACAAGTCTAGAGGAAGATGTCAATTTGCTTGATAATACGACTTATTGGCAAAAGAGAGTCAACGGGAGTGAGAGCGCGAGTGTGGGATTTTACGGCACGACGTTGGAGAATGGAGTGAGACTGGAGGTTGCTAGTGGTAGGAGGAGTGGATTACTCCAATACGGATTCCCGAGAAACTTACAAGAGCAGCACGTTCTGGTTGACGTCTCTCACTTGTTACCAGAGTTACAAGGAAGAAATACTGGACAATTCTACGCTGGAGGCTCATTTTCATTGGAAGATGGCGGGAGGCGGTATTTTGGTTGGGGATCCTACGGGGGAGGCTTCAGCAACAGTGCTCCAGCCACGACGTACTTTTGCGGTGAGTTCGATCAGACTCCGGCCCAGGCAAGGACTTTTCGAGGAAGGAACACGATGCCTGTCATGAGGCAGCATACATTAGCGAATGAGCCGATCCCTTATCCAACCTTTCGGAACAGGACGAAAGAGGAGTCGGGACCGCTGACGGATCGTGTTGGAGCGATCTTCTCGTGGTCCATAGAATCCTCCAATGTCATCAAGTCGAGGATTGGAATATCCTTCATGTCGGCGGAACAGGCTTGTTCGAACAAGGATGAAGAAATCGAGAGCTGGGAACTGCAGGATCTGGTCGACGAGGCTGTAGAAGAGTGGAATCGCGATGTGTTCAGCAGGATACAGGTTCCAGTGGATGAGTCTCAGAACCGGACGGATCTCGCTCTGTTATATTCGAACATGTACTTCGCCCATTTGATGCCATCTGATCGACGTGGCGAAAATCCTTTATCGGAAGCAGAGGACCATTGGGATGATTTCTATACGGCTTG GGACATCTTTCGATGTACCACTTCACTGTACCATCTGATTCAACCCGAGAGGTATCAGAGTATGATACGTGCGCTGATCGATATCTGGAAGATTGAAGGATACTTGCCTGACGGTCGCAGTGGGGAGTACAACGGTCTGGTCCAGGGAGGGTCGAATGCCGACAACATACTTGCGGACGCATACGTGAAGAACTTGCCCGACATCAACTGGAAAGAAGCCTACCAGGCAATGGTCAAAGACGCCGAAGTGATGCCGTTCAACGATTTCTCATATCGAGCTCAGGATGCAAGTAATGAACACGGCCGAGGAGCGCTCGACGACTGGCTGGAGCTAGGCTATGTCTCGGTCGATCATTACTCTCGCATGATATCGCGAACGATCGAGTACTCCCTCAACGACTTCAGCCTCTCCCAAGTCGCCCGGGGCATCGCCCCCGACGATGTCACCAAATACCTCAACCGTAGCTCCAACTGGCAGAATATTTGGGCCCACAATCTTACCCACAAATCATTCACCGGCTTTCCAGCCCCTCGTCTCTCGAACGGCCAATTCAACCTGACAGACTACAATCCCGCCAAGTGCGGCGACTGCTCCTGGAAAAGCCTCACATACGAAGCCACGCCATTTGAGTACGCTTTTACTGTTCCACAGGAAATGTCAACTCTCATCGAGTTCATGGGCGGGCCCTCAGAATTCGAACGCCGCCTAGAATATATCTTCGATCCCAccagtggagaagaagacctgGGAGCGAACGGAGCCGGCATTACGACGATCATGAATATCGGGAATGAGCCTGATTTTGCTACGCCATATGAATTCCACTATATCAACAAACAAACCAAGTCAGTGAGATACTCCCGTGAACTCGGAGATCAATACTTCAAGAACGCCACTTATGGAATCCCGGGCAACTCCGATGCAGGTGCGATCAATAGCTGGATGATTTGGCTTATGATTGGAATGTACCCTGTGGTCACGCAGCCGGTGTATCTGATTGGGAGTCCTTGGTTCAGCGATATCAATATTACTGTGAATGTTGACAAGACATTGAGGGTGAAAGCGGAGACTTTGGACAACGCAGAGAGATATTTcgtgaagaaggtgaagatcAATGGGCAAGAATGGGAGAAGAACTGGTTTAAGCATGACGATTTGATGGTTGAGGGAGGTGTGATTGAGTTTGAGATGGGGAGTGAAATGGTGGAGTGGGAGAAAGGTGTGGTACCGCCTAGCCCAGGGCATGTTGAGAGGGAGAGGGTGAAGTAG
- a CDS encoding uncharacterized protein (antiSMASH:Cluster_3~MEROPS:MER0000338~SMCOG1075:alkaline serine protease, subtilase family) — protein sequence MRFFALLLATGTAVLAAPSVQTRQADEVVPDRWIVQVRGTSDIESVLAAATDLLRLRRPLEADLQYDINQDYKGFVIEANESMVRVLATLPDVLAYEPDVWMTGADGAPAEDSWKRQAASGEWAAEPTGTWGTQSSQSPAGLSSAEGGFQATAQQNVFTQSGAEWHLARLSNRPPGSTDYSFHASAGQGSVVYVMDSGIEIRQPDFGGRAFHGANFVPGEPIWDEFGHGTHVAGTVMSGQFGVAKLAEAVNIKVLNRNNQGQLSWFLAGVNWAYRDMFRTGLFGLSILNLSLGGRSNAQFNAAVNAAGRDGLIIVAAAGNDNIDARQISPANAAEVCTVGATNINDDRYLSQGGGSNFGPALNVFAPGENITSYLHTGPGVAVPWTGTSFAAPAVSGLAAYLAVLVNGQFDSRRMCEFIMELATPGIVGRPGAGSPNLMANNGIFG from the exons ATGCGCTTCTTTGCCCTTCTGCTCGCCACTGGCACGGCAGTGCTTGCTGCTCCAAGTGTACAAACCCGTCAAGCAGACGAAGTTGTTCCGGACCGCTGGATCGTTCAGGTACGAGGCACTTCCGACATAGAGAGTGTGCTCGCAGCAGCCACGGATCTCCTTCGATTGAGACGGCCTCTGGAGGCCGACTTGCAATATGATATCAACCAGGACTACAAGGGCTTTGTCATCGAGGCCAACGAATCCATGGTCCGAGTTCTGGCCACTCTACCCGACGTTCTGGCGTATGAACCTGATGTCTGGATGACGGGTGCAGATGGCGCTCCTGCTGAAGATTCTTGGAAGAGACAAGCCGCATCAGGAGAATGGGCCGCAGAACCTACCGGAACATGGGGCACCCAGTCCTCACAGTCCCCAGCTGGTCTGAGTAGCGCAGAAGGTGGCTTTCAGGCTACAGCGCAGCAGAATGTGTTCACACAGTCCGGAGCTGAATGGCATCTTGCTCGTCTGTCCAATCGCCCACCAGGTAGTACAGACTACTCTTTCCATGCATCCGCTGGACAGGGCTCAGTCGTGTATGTCATGGATTCG GGAATTGAGATTCGGCAACCTGATTTCGGAGGCCGAGCTTTTCATGGTGCAAATTTTGTGCCAGGTGAACCCATCTGGGATGAATTTGGTCACGGAACACATGTGGCAG GTACCGTCATGTCCGGTCAGTTCGGTGTCGCAAAGCTGGCAGAAGCTGTCAATATCAAGGTCTTGAACAGAAACAACCAAGGCCAGCTTTCGTGGTTCTTAGCTGGAGTCAACTGGGCTTATCGCGACATGTTCCGCACTGGTCTCTTTGGCCTTTCTATTCTCAATCTTTCCCTTG GTGGTCGCTCCAACGCACAGTTCAACGCTGCCGTGAACGCAGCGGGCAGAGATGGTCTTATAattgtggcagcagcaggaaacgACAACATCGACGCAAGACAGATCTCGCCAGCGAACGCCGCAGAAGTCTGTACAGTAGGCGCTACCAACATCAACGACGACCGATATCTCTCTCAAGGAGGTGGATCGAATTTTGGTCCTGCATTGAACGTGTTTGCACCGGGCGAGAACATCACATCGTACCTCCATACTGGGCCCGGGGTGGCAGTTCCGTGGACGGGCACGAGTTTTGCTGCCCCTGCGGTGTCCGGACTTGCGGCATACTTGGCTGTGCTTGTGAATGGACAATTTGACTCCAGACGCATGTGCGAGTTTATCATGGAGTTGGCTACACCTGGTATCGTTGGGCGACCGGGAGCGGGCTCGCCAAATTTGATGGCTAATAATGGTATCTTTGGCTGA
- a CDS encoding uncharacterized protein (antiSMASH:Cluster_3): MALSSNIVVTALAIWSLCCTSARGWNVTSNHPEFLTDDLESQVLRLVSDTTSLSLDGTGAQIDAIHFGTLEDAWAANLLGSKLERLSDSLSASGLINDIIGRQVQTACGQPNCDTPQSAQDQIASLEVNRRTIIAACGAINWAGIPTGITLASIVVSGLLCNGGIRCQIVIGIALSAGQTGLVSLTQSKCEGLLQETAERCEGYGGSATCQILDGSDRSTIGHSKSVSTEFVDALGPCRENADAECASVEIDA, from the coding sequence ATGGCTCTCTCTTCGAACATTGTTGTCACAGCACTGGCAATCTGGTCGCTATGCTGCACCTCAGCACGGGGCTGGAATGTGACATCCAACCATCCAGAGTTTCTCACTGACGACCTGGAATCTCAAGTCCTTCGTCTCGTCTCGGACACCACATCCCTCTCTCTGGATGGCACGGGTGCACAAATCGATGCAATTCACTTCGGAACGCTGGAAGATGCTTGGGCCGCCAACTTGCTCGGCTCCAAACTCGAGAGACTCTCCGATTCTCTCTCCGCGTCCGGActcatcaacgacatcatcggTAGACAAGTACAGACTGCTTGCGGACAACCAAATTGCGATACGCCGCAGTCAGCGCAGGATCAGATTGCCAGCTTGGAGGTCAATCGCCGAACCATCATCGCGGCCTGTGGAGCAATCAATTGGGCCGGAATCCCTACTGGAATCACACTTGCGAGTATTGTGGTGTCTGGCCTTCTCTGCAATGGCGGCATTAGGTGCCAGATCGTCATCGGCATCGCGCTGAGTGCGGGTCAGACCGGCTTGGTGTCGTTGACTCAAAGCAAATGCGAGGGATTGTTGCAAGAAACCGCGGAGCGATGCGAGGGATATGGAGGCAGCGCTACATGCCAGATCCTGGACGGTAGCGACCGGTCCACAATTGGACACTCGAAGTCGGTCTCAACTGAATTTGTCGACGCACTTGGGCCTTGCCGTGAGAATGCAGACGCCGAGTGTGCATCTGTCGAGATTGATGCTTGA
- a CDS encoding uncharacterized protein (antiSMASH:Cluster_3), with protein MTLNNSLHSEISILLTLTAARTILQICGMLNWNAVSAFFCFFTVGVNAAIDTGFYAGPQWQNLAPLDCLYSTVERIVPQVLESWPRVPEPPASYNADRKEDQAPATSSLRFARDLAGRSVLLLNTAAAIATLAMFLSPENGIWVKACVANAVICWICGKFRFTRESEPAEPDLTASSAQQPPLADHENLTLHAQITVSLAFVFLANALLWCLAVGLSMDLRCWLYFATSNAILGTFAVLFCKRPMSPLGALGHIFLGVVESLFLLPAWLFEYSDMARAAAAKASKQEGALNGSQFLAILFLSFAIEICLWRKIHGRSNSYWAQLVPATSLLLLAGLVCVLVPSKFGTPSLQRMG; from the coding sequence ATGACACTCAACAATTCGTTGCACTCCGAGATCTCGATACTTCTCACCCTCACAGCCGCCAGAACCATCTTGCAGATTTGCGGAATGTTGAATTGGAACGCAGTCTCAGCttttttctgcttcttcaccgTGGGCGTAAATGCAGCGATCGACACGGGATTCTACGCGGGACCACAATGGCAGAATCTGGCGCCTCTGGACTGTTTGTACAGCACCGTCGAGCGCATTGTCCCACAGGTCCTTGAATCATGGCCTCGCGTACCGGAGCCTCCAGCATCCTACAACGCCGATAGGAAGGAGGACCAAGCCCCCGCGACCTCCTCTTTGCGCTTCGCAAGAGATTTGGCTGGACGCAGTGTCTTGTTACTGAATACCGCCGCCGCAATCGCAACGCTCGCAATGTTCCTCTCGCCAGAAAATGGCATTTGGGTCAAAGCATGTGTCGCCAATGCCGTGATATGCTGGATATGTGGCAAATTTCGCTTCACTCGAGAATCCGAACCTGCGGAACCCGATCTTACCGCAAGCTCCGCTCAACAGCCACCACTTGCGGACCACGAGAATCTGACTCTGCATGCTCAGATTACGGTGAGCCTTGCATTCGTATTTCTCGCGAACGCACTCCTATGGTGTCTGGCTGTAGGGCTCAGTATGGACCTCCGCTGTTGGTTATACTTTGCCACAAGCAACGCAATTCTTGGCACTTTCGCAGTGCTGTTCTGCAAAAGACCAATGTCGCCACTGGGAGCATTGGGTCATATATTCCTCGGCGTCGTTGAATCACTGTTCCTGCTTCCGGCATGGCTTTTCGAGTACTCAGATATGGCAAGAGCCGCCGCTGCAAAGGCATCGAAGCAGGAAGGTGCATTGAATGGCTCCCAATTCTTGGCCATCCTCTTCTTGAGTTTCGCTATTGAAATATGTCTCTGGCGAAAGATTCATGGAAGAAGCAATTCGTATTGGGCTCAGCTCGTCCCGGCGACAAGTCTTCTGCTCCTCGCTGGCCTCGTCTGCGTTTTGGTTCCATCCAAGTTCGGGACTCCGAGCTTACAGCGCATGGGGTAA
- a CDS encoding uncharacterized protein (antiSMASH:Cluster_3) yields MIQSNEEHISTFPPSLPKDLKYLTTLVSGITGAGLPYWREMQHPDVFKKVNFGLLGSFRDDRKRICIPSLGNWQDVTAFRNENIRNPDNAVGYTWATEGWDASVAFNMSSWPEQFLNGTFVLYCCRQQQREENRRADLWGWRYGFQRGVFSSELFDSVEDYLAWYAHWDEQTEENTESVLLSL; encoded by the coding sequence ATGATTCAGAGTAACGAGGAGCATATCAGTACTTTCCCACCCAGCTTACCCAAAGACTTGAAATACTTGACAACACTTGTCAGCGGTATAACTGGCGCTGGCTTACCATACTGGCGAGAAATGCAACACCCGGATGTCTTCAAAAAGGTCAATTTCGGTTTGCTTGGTTCGTTTAGAGACGACCGAAAGAGGATCTGCATTCCATCGCTCGGAAACTGGCAAGACGTAACAGCTTTTAGAAATGAGAACATTCGGAATCCCGATAACGCTGTTGGGTACACATGGGCGACCGAAGGATGGGATGCCAGCGTTGCTTTCAATATGTCCAGCTGGCCTGAACAATTTTTGAATGGGACGTTCGTACTTTATTGttgtcgccagcagcagcgcgaaGAGAATCGAAGGGCGGACCTTTGGGGATGGAGGTATGGTTTCCAGCGTGGTGTCTTCAGTTctgagctcttcgacagcGTGGAAGACTATCTGGCGTGGTATGCGCATTGGGACGAGCAGACTGAAGAGAACACAGAAAGCGTGCTGTTGTCGCTGTAG
- a CDS encoding uncharacterized protein (MEROPS:MER0000344~antiSMASH:Cluster_3~SMCOG1075:alkaline serine protease, subtilase family), producing the protein MRFYTAVAALVVGSVSARVVRKQESAGTEKQEWIVQVSKDTAVADVFAQANSFLRSAQPITPDRTYEFDGFHGFSISTSESVLESLQSQGLITKFHPNNEIWLDQAPIETQHNAPYNLARISSRVPGTTEYKYQAEPGKGTFIYIFDTGVNIDHEDFEGRAYHGANFSSDQTPEDLDGHGTSVAGLAAGRRWGVAKDATIINVKVIGSLGGTTADILSGLEWTINDAQSKNRIGRAVANLSLGSFRSEIMNDGVEAMVQAGIFVVVAAGNSNDDASLYSPGTAEGACNIACSNATDGRTFFSNWGSAIDLFGPGAAVESPSHLSNTGTRVTSGTSEAAPQVAGLGAYLIGVEGPTFGGVLCDRMKELATRDVITDPKGSPSLLVYNGVA; encoded by the coding sequence ATGAGGTTCTATACAGCTGTTGCAGCACTGGTCGTTGGCTCTGTGTCAGCGAGAGTCGTCCGGAAACAAGAGTCTGCTGGCACAGAGAAACAAGAATGGATCGTCCAAGTGAGCAAAGACACCGCGGTCGCGGATGTTTTCGCCCAGGCCAATAGCTTCTTGCGCTCCGCCCAGCCCATCACTCCAGACCGCACCTACGAGTTCGATGGTTTCCATGGTTTCTCAATCTCCACATCGGAGTCTGTTCTGGAGAGCCTACAGTCGCAGGGGCTAATCACCAAGTTCCACCCCAATAATGAAATCTGGCTTGATCAAGCACCAATCGAAACACAACATAATGCACCTTACAATTTGGCTCGTATCAGCAGCCGCGTTCCTGGTACGACAGAGTACAAATATCAAGCCGAGCCTGGCAAAGGGACCTTCATTTACATCTTCGACACTGGTGTCAACATCGACCATGAAGACTTCGAAGGCCGAGCCTATCACGGTGCCAATTTCTCTTCCGATCAAACGCCAGAAGACCTCGACGGCCATGGAACCTCTGTCGCTGGCTTAGCTGCAGGGCGGCGATGGGGCGTTGCTAAAGATGCAACGATCATCAATGTCAAAGTCATCGGCAGTCTCGGCGGCACAACTGCTGATATTCTTTCTGGACTGGAATGGACGATTAATGACGCGCAATCAAAGAATCGCATCGGACGTGCAGTAGCCAATCTTTCTCTCGGCAGCTTTCGCTCAGAAATCATGAACGACGGTGTGGAAGCTATGGTTCAAGCCGGCATTTTCGTTGTTGTGGCTGCTGGAAATAGTAATGATGACGCGAGTCTTTACTCGCCCGGGACTGCCGAGGGCGCATGCAATATTGCTTGCTCGAATGCCACTGATGGAAGAACATTCTTCTCGAACTGGGGTTCTGCTATTGACTTGTTTGGACCTGGAGCTGCTGTTGAGTCGCCGAGTCATCTCTCGAATACTGGTACACGAGTCACTTCTGGAACAAGCGAGGCAGCACCTCAGGTTGCAGGTCTGGGGGCGTATTTGATTGGTGTGGAAGGCCCGACTTTTGGTGGTGTGCTTTGTGATCGTATGAAGGAGTTGGCTACGAGAGATGTAATTACTGATCCGAAGGGAAGCCCCAGCTTGCTGGTTTACAATGGCGTGGCGTAG